From Carassius auratus strain Wakin chromosome 1, ASM336829v1, whole genome shotgun sequence, the proteins below share one genomic window:
- the LOC113100083 gene encoding ras-related protein Rap-2a → MREYKVVVLGSGGVGKSALTVQFVTGTFIEKYDPTIEDFYRKEIEVDSSPSVLEILDTAGTEQFASMRDLYIKNGQGFILVYSMVNQQSFQDIKPMRDQIIRVKRYERVPVILVGNKVDLDNEREVSSSEGQALAEEWGCPFMETSAKSKTMVDELFSEIVRQMDYASQPDKEDPCCSSCNIQ, encoded by the exons ATGCGCGAATATAAGGTGGTGGTGCTCGGCAGCGGAGGGGTCGGGAAATCCGCTCTCACTGTCCAGTTCGTGACCGGGACCTTCATCGAGAAGTACGACCCGACTATCGAAGACTTCTACCGCAAGGAGATCGAGGTGGACTCGTCGCCGTCGGTGCTGGAGATCCTGGACACGGCCGGTACGGAGCAGTTCGCGTCCATGCGGGATCTCTACATCAAGAACGGCCAGGGCTTCATCCTGGTCTACAGCATGGTCAACCAGCAGAGCTTCCAAGATATAAAGCCCATGAGAGATCAGATCATCAGGGTGAAGAG GTATGAGCGCGTGCCCGTGATACTTGTGGGAAACAAGGTGGACCTGGACAATGAGCGCGAGGTTTCATCAAGCGAGGGTCAAGCTCTAGCTGAAGAATGGGGCTGCCCGTTCATGGAGACATCGGCCAAGAGCAAAACCATGGTGGACGAACTGTTCTCGGAGATAGTCAGGCAGATGGACTATGCCTCTCAGCCGGATAAGGAAGACCCGTGCTGCTCTTCCTGCAATATACAATAA